The following proteins are co-located in the Streptomyces asiaticus genome:
- a CDS encoding glycoside hydrolase family 20 zincin-like fold domain-containing protein, giving the protein MPWPSSPTLSSCREEHSALRPPVTTGTPAVGDIALRVDPNADFGGAKPELRPEAYRLKVADGVVDIVGGSDKGLYYGTRTLLQTVLGSPDHASLPGETAVDYPNYAIRGFMLDVGRRYFTPEFITSYLRWMGWLKLNALQLHINDNEISARTPGPSSSSSPSWASTAETPTIWT; this is encoded by the coding sequence GTGCCCTGGCCCTCATCGCCGACCCTCTCCTCATGCCGCGAGGAGCACTCAGCGCTTCGGCCGCCGGTCACCACAGGCACCCCAGCCGTCGGGGACATCGCACTGCGCGTCGACCCCAACGCCGATTTCGGCGGCGCGAAACCAGAGCTGCGCCCCGAGGCATACCGCCTGAAGGTCGCTGACGGCGTGGTCGACATCGTGGGCGGAAGCGACAAGGGCCTCTACTACGGAACCCGAACTCTCCTGCAAACCGTCCTCGGCTCCCCGGACCACGCGAGCCTGCCCGGCGAAACAGCCGTCGACTATCCCAACTACGCGATACGCGGCTTCATGCTGGACGTGGGGCGACGCTACTTCACCCCCGAGTTCATCACCTCGTATTTGCGCTGGATGGGCTGGTTGAAGCTCAACGCCCTCCAACTGCACATCAACGACAACGAAATCAGCGCGCGCACTCCAGGGCCTTCGTCGAGTTCAAGCCCGAGCTGGGCCTCGACAGCGGAAACTCCGACCATCTGGACCTGA
- a CDS encoding L-fuconate dehydratase, with amino-acid sequence MNEAPIPVTDTSPVAATVTVADGSPRITAVDTYDIRFPTSRELDGSDAMNPDPDYSAAYVILRTDADDGLEGHGFTFTIGRGNDVQVAAIEALRAHIVGRSVTALCADPGWLSSDLTADSQLRWLGPEKGVMHMAIGAVVNAVWDLAAKRADKPLWRFLADAEPEWLADQVDYRYITDALTPAEALALLKRGRDGAAQRAVRLRGTGYPGYTTSPGWLGYSDEKLTRLARQAVAGGFTQIKLKVGANLDDDIRRCRVARAAVGADIRIAIDANQRWNVDEAGAWIRALAEFDPYWIEEPTSPDDVLGHAAIREAVAPVKVATGEHVQNRIIFKQLLQAGAIDVLQIDATRVGGVNENLAILLLAAKYGVPVCPHAGGVGLCELVQHLSMFDYVALSGTTENRVIEYVDHLHDHFTDPVRMAHGHYVAPTAPGFSAQMRPESIDTYRYPDGTFWAADRAAQEEVTEA; translated from the coding sequence ATGAACGAGGCACCGATACCCGTGACTGACACCTCTCCCGTGGCCGCGACCGTGACCGTGGCCGACGGCTCTCCCCGGATCACCGCGGTCGACACGTACGACATCCGCTTCCCCACCTCGCGCGAACTCGACGGCTCGGACGCGATGAACCCCGACCCCGACTACTCCGCCGCGTACGTGATCTTGCGCACCGACGCGGACGACGGCCTCGAGGGGCACGGATTCACCTTCACCATCGGGCGTGGCAACGATGTCCAAGTCGCCGCCATCGAGGCCCTGCGCGCCCACATCGTCGGCCGGTCGGTGACCGCACTGTGCGCGGACCCGGGCTGGTTGAGCAGCGACCTGACCGCGGACAGCCAGCTGCGCTGGCTGGGACCCGAAAAGGGCGTGATGCACATGGCGATCGGCGCCGTCGTCAACGCCGTCTGGGACCTGGCAGCCAAACGGGCGGACAAGCCGCTGTGGCGGTTCCTCGCCGACGCCGAGCCCGAGTGGCTGGCCGACCAGGTCGACTACCGCTACATCACGGACGCGTTGACCCCCGCCGAAGCTCTCGCCCTCCTCAAGCGGGGTCGCGACGGTGCCGCGCAGCGGGCGGTACGGCTGCGCGGCACGGGCTACCCCGGCTACACCACGTCGCCCGGCTGGCTCGGCTACTCCGACGAGAAGCTCACCCGTCTGGCCCGCCAAGCCGTCGCGGGTGGCTTCACGCAGATCAAGCTGAAGGTGGGTGCCAACCTCGACGATGACATCCGCCGCTGCCGCGTCGCCCGAGCCGCCGTGGGGGCGGACATACGGATCGCCATCGACGCCAACCAGAGATGGAACGTCGACGAAGCCGGCGCATGGATACGCGCCCTGGCCGAGTTCGACCCGTACTGGATCGAGGAACCCACCAGCCCCGACGACGTCCTGGGGCATGCGGCGATACGCGAGGCCGTGGCCCCGGTGAAGGTCGCCACCGGCGAGCACGTACAGAACCGGATCATCTTCAAACAGCTCCTGCAGGCCGGTGCGATCGACGTGCTGCAGATCGACGCCACCCGCGTTGGCGGCGTCAACGAAAACCTCGCCATCCTGCTGCTCGCCGCCAAGTACGGCGTGCCGGTCTGCCCGCACGCGGGCGGCGTCGGCCTGTGCGAACTCGTCCAGCACCTGTCGATGTTCGACTACGTCGCGCTGTCGGGCACCACCGAGAACCGGGTCATCGAGTACGTCGACCACCTCCACGACCATTTCACCGACCCGGTCCGCATGGCGCACGGACACTACGTCGCGCCGACGGCTCCCGGCTTCTCGGCGCAGATGCGGCCGGAGTCGATCGACACCTACCGCTATCCGGACGGCACGTTCTGGGCGGCGGACCGGGCCGCCCAAGAGGAGGTTACAGAGGCTTGA
- a CDS encoding ThuA domain-containing protein — MRMHLTKTACWLSGVLLCLAASPAVASPESVKQDKPAGSVKAAADPAYNVLVFSKTAAFRHSSIDDGITALRGLGAANSFTVDATEDAGAFTADNLAKYKAVVFLSTTGDVLDSAQQSAFEEYIQGGGGYVGIHAAADTEYDWPFYGKLVGAWFDSHPAQQNAKVKVEDRAHPATAHLGSTGERFDEWYNYRTNPRSTVHVLASLDESSYSGGNMKGDHPITWCQNYEGGRSFYTGLGHTDEAYTDPAFQKQLLGGIRWVAGMSKADCRPENGYKALFDGSGTTGWKQAGPGSFELSDGTLTTKGGMGLLWYDAQELKGDYSIKLDWRMRGDDNSGVYVGFPASDDPNSAVENGYEIQIDATDSPDHTTGAVYGAKAPDIKARDAALNPPGEWNTYEIKVTGERLEVFLNGVKINDFTNTDPTRSLQDGYVGLQNHSDGDQVSFRNVRAKTSSSRTGEVKGVLGKCLDVKGASSADETQIQLYGCNRTDAQQWTLPGDGTMRALGKCLDVKGAGSADGTKIQLYSCNGTVAQEWKAEGDGTVRNPHSGKCLDAEGSTWGDETPLHLWTCHGKANQQWALPS, encoded by the coding sequence ATGCGCATGCATCTCACCAAGACGGCATGCTGGCTCTCGGGCGTGCTGCTGTGCCTCGCGGCATCCCCAGCCGTGGCCTCCCCGGAATCCGTGAAGCAGGACAAGCCGGCCGGGTCGGTCAAGGCGGCAGCCGACCCCGCGTACAACGTTCTCGTCTTCTCCAAGACCGCGGCCTTCAGACACTCCTCCATCGATGACGGGATCACCGCCCTGCGGGGCCTGGGCGCGGCGAACAGCTTCACCGTGGACGCCACGGAGGACGCCGGGGCCTTCACCGCCGACAACCTGGCCAAGTACAAGGCGGTCGTGTTCCTGTCGACCACCGGGGATGTCCTCGACTCCGCCCAGCAGAGCGCGTTCGAGGAGTACATCCAGGGCGGGGGCGGCTATGTGGGCATCCACGCCGCCGCCGACACCGAGTACGACTGGCCGTTCTACGGCAAGCTCGTGGGGGCCTGGTTCGACTCGCACCCCGCCCAGCAGAACGCCAAGGTCAAGGTGGAGGACCGGGCACACCCCGCCACCGCGCACCTGGGCAGCACGGGGGAGCGGTTCGACGAGTGGTACAACTACCGCACCAACCCCCGCTCCACGGTGCATGTCCTCGCCTCGCTGGACGAGTCCAGCTACTCGGGCGGGAACATGAAAGGTGATCACCCGATCACCTGGTGCCAGAACTACGAGGGCGGCCGCTCCTTCTACACCGGACTCGGGCACACCGACGAGGCGTACACCGACCCGGCCTTCCAGAAGCAGCTGCTCGGCGGCATCCGTTGGGTAGCGGGCATGAGCAAGGCGGACTGCCGCCCTGAGAACGGCTACAAGGCGTTGTTCGACGGCAGCGGCACCACAGGCTGGAAGCAGGCAGGGCCGGGTTCGTTCGAGCTGTCGGACGGCACCCTCACCACCAAGGGCGGCATGGGCCTGCTCTGGTACGACGCGCAGGAATTGAAAGGCGATTACTCCATCAAGCTCGACTGGCGCATGCGCGGTGACGACAACTCCGGTGTCTACGTGGGCTTCCCGGCCTCCGACGACCCCAACTCAGCGGTGGAGAACGGATACGAGATCCAGATCGACGCCACCGACAGCCCGGACCACACCACGGGGGCCGTCTACGGCGCCAAAGCCCCCGACATCAAGGCCCGGGACGCCGCGCTCAACCCGCCCGGCGAGTGGAACACGTACGAGATCAAGGTCACCGGTGAGCGGCTTGAGGTCTTCCTCAACGGTGTGAAGATCAACGACTTCACGAACACCGACCCGACTCGCAGCCTCCAGGACGGGTACGTCGGTCTCCAGAACCACAGCGACGGAGACCAGGTGTCGTTCCGCAACGTCCGTGCGAAGACGTCGAGTTCACGCACCGGCGAGGTGAAGGGCGTGCTCGGTAAGTGCTTGGATGTGAAGGGCGCCAGTTCCGCTGACGAGACCCAGATCCAGCTGTATGGGTGCAACAGGACCGACGCCCAGCAGTGGACGCTCCCGGGCGACGGGACGATGCGCGCGCTCGGCAAGTGCCTTGATGTGAAGGGCGCGGGCTCCGCCGACGGCACGAAGATCCAGCTCTACTCCTGCAACGGCACGGTCGCACAGGAGTGGAAGGCGGAGGGCGACGGCACCGTGCGCAATCCGCATTCCGGGAAGTGCTTGGACGCCGAAGGCAGTACCTGGGGCGACGAGACACCGCTCCACTTGTGGACCTGCCATGGCAAGGCCAACCAACAGTGGGCTCTGCCTTCCTGA
- a CDS encoding glycosyl hydrolase family 95 catalytic domain-containing protein produces MSRRRRRRGTLGWGLLAPLVVVGALSVPPVSSAAPAAPDGRTAVAAADPHTLWYAKPAADWEKEALPIGNGAMGAMVSGGVGEEKLQFNEKTLWTGGPGSAGYNFGNWNSPRPTAIQEVVDTINTQGKADPSWVAGKLGQDRTGFGAYQTFGDLNLEMAGGEPSYTNYRRSLDVRNAVAGVRYDAGGATFDREYFASYPDKVIAGRLGANQSGKVSFTLGYSSPRSDFTATANGGRLTIRGKLADNGLVFESQIQVKAQGGTVTGGDGQVKVTGADSATFVMSAGTNYAQRYPSYRGNDPHETVSKAVDAAAATSYDGLKSAHVADHRGLFDRAKLDIGQSMPDKPTDQLRAEYSDGASAQDRALEALFYQYGRYLLMASSRPGSLPANLQGVWNDSTSPPWSADYHTNINVQMNYWPAAQANLAETAEPFTAFVEDLRNAGTKSATDMFGSPGWVVQNETTPYGYTGVHNAATSFWFPETNGWLASQVYDQYLFSKDTAFLRDRAYPLLKGAAQFWLKNLRTDPKDGKLVVTPTPSPEHGEFTSGDSMAQQIVWGMLTDTLAAAKELNVDSSFQSDLKTTLDKLDPGLRVGSWGQLQEWKADVDSPTDDHRHISHLYALHPGRQISPEATPKFADAAKVSLNARGDGGTGFESPGWSRAWKTNFWARLLDGDHAHTLLSEQLKSNTHCNLFDFHPLGDGSVFQIDGNLGATSGMTEMLLQSQDGDIRPLPALPGAWKSGSFSGLKARGNVTVGASWKENGAAEFTFAPAKDGSIAVRSPMFLGPFNVTDTTTGESITPTRDGPRITFEGKAGHVYQTTGALSTAIVGVASNKCVDVPGANSQDGTDLNLYACNSTAAQEWTFAVGGGEVRALGKCMDVEAAKQDDRTPVQLYKCNGTAAQRWTYDSTSQELKAFGKCLDANEEGTADGTKLILYTCHSKANQKWRLAG; encoded by the coding sequence ATGAGCAGAAGACGTAGAAGACGCGGAACGCTGGGGTGGGGGCTTCTCGCTCCCCTTGTGGTTGTGGGCGCGCTGAGCGTCCCCCCGGTCTCGAGCGCGGCCCCCGCCGCGCCTGACGGCAGAACCGCGGTCGCGGCCGCCGACCCCCACACACTGTGGTACGCCAAACCGGCCGCCGACTGGGAGAAGGAAGCGCTGCCCATCGGCAACGGAGCCATGGGCGCCATGGTCTCCGGGGGAGTGGGCGAGGAGAAGCTGCAGTTCAACGAGAAGACGCTGTGGACAGGAGGACCGGGGTCCGCGGGGTACAACTTCGGCAACTGGAACTCGCCGCGGCCGACGGCGATCCAGGAGGTCGTCGACACCATCAACACCCAGGGGAAGGCCGATCCGAGCTGGGTGGCCGGCAAGCTCGGCCAGGACCGTACGGGCTTCGGCGCCTATCAGACCTTCGGCGACCTGAACCTGGAGATGGCCGGCGGCGAGCCTTCGTACACGAACTACCGCCGCTCGCTCGACGTCCGCAACGCGGTCGCCGGTGTGCGCTATGACGCGGGTGGTGCCACCTTCGACCGGGAGTACTTCGCCAGTTACCCGGACAAGGTCATTGCCGGACGGCTCGGCGCGAACCAGTCCGGCAAGGTCTCCTTCACGCTCGGGTATTCCTCACCGCGCAGCGACTTCACCGCGACGGCGAACGGCGGGCGGCTCACCATTCGCGGCAAGCTCGCCGACAACGGTCTCGTCTTCGAGTCGCAGATCCAGGTCAAGGCTCAGGGCGGCACGGTCACCGGCGGCGACGGCCAGGTGAAGGTCACGGGCGCCGACAGCGCCACCTTCGTGATGAGCGCGGGCACCAACTACGCACAGAGGTACCCCAGTTATCGGGGGAACGATCCGCATGAGACGGTGTCGAAGGCTGTGGACGCGGCAGCCGCCACGTCATATGACGGCCTCAAGAGCGCTCATGTCGCCGACCATCGGGGCCTGTTCGACCGGGCCAAGCTCGACATCGGACAGTCGATGCCCGACAAGCCCACCGACCAACTCCGCGCAGAATACTCGGATGGAGCGTCCGCGCAGGACCGGGCCTTGGAGGCGCTCTTCTATCAGTACGGCCGGTACCTGTTGATGGCGTCATCGCGGCCCGGTTCTTTGCCCGCGAATCTACAGGGAGTGTGGAACGACTCGACCTCGCCACCGTGGAGCGCCGACTACCACACCAACATCAACGTGCAGATGAACTACTGGCCCGCGGCGCAGGCCAACCTCGCCGAGACCGCCGAGCCGTTCACGGCGTTCGTCGAGGACCTGAGGAACGCGGGCACCAAGTCGGCGACGGACATGTTCGGTTCGCCCGGCTGGGTCGTGCAGAACGAGACAACCCCGTACGGCTACACCGGCGTGCACAACGCCGCGACCTCGTTCTGGTTCCCCGAGACGAACGGCTGGTTGGCCTCTCAGGTCTACGACCAGTACCTGTTCAGCAAGGACACGGCGTTCCTACGCGACCGGGCCTACCCGCTCCTGAAGGGCGCCGCGCAGTTCTGGCTGAAGAACCTGCGCACCGACCCGAAGGACGGCAAGCTCGTCGTCACTCCCACCCCCTCGCCCGAGCACGGGGAATTCACCTCGGGTGACTCCATGGCGCAGCAGATCGTGTGGGGGATGCTGACCGACACGCTCGCCGCGGCGAAGGAACTGAACGTCGACTCCTCCTTCCAGAGCGACCTGAAGACGACGCTTGACAAGCTCGATCCCGGTCTTCGTGTGGGCTCCTGGGGCCAACTGCAAGAATGGAAAGCCGACGTGGACAGCCCCACCGACGACCATCGGCACATCTCCCACCTGTACGCCCTGCACCCGGGCCGCCAGATCTCCCCGGAGGCGACCCCGAAGTTCGCCGATGCGGCCAAGGTGTCGCTGAACGCGCGCGGCGACGGCGGAACCGGCTTTGAGTCCCCCGGCTGGAGCCGGGCGTGGAAGACGAACTTCTGGGCGCGGCTGCTCGATGGCGACCACGCGCACACGTTGCTCTCCGAGCAGCTGAAGTCCAACACCCATTGCAACCTGTTCGACTTCCATCCCCTGGGCGACGGCTCTGTCTTCCAGATCGACGGCAACCTCGGCGCCACCTCGGGGATGACCGAGATGCTGCTGCAGAGCCAGGACGGCGACATCCGCCCGCTGCCCGCGCTGCCCGGTGCCTGGAAGTCCGGGTCGTTCAGCGGTCTGAAGGCACGTGGCAACGTCACGGTGGGCGCCTCGTGGAAGGAGAACGGGGCCGCCGAGTTCACCTTCGCGCCGGCCAAGGACGGCTCGATTGCCGTGCGTAGTCCCATGTTCCTCGGGCCGTTCAACGTCACCGACACCACCACAGGCGAGTCCATCACTCCGACGCGCGACGGACCGCGCATCACCTTCGAGGGAAAGGCCGGTCACGTCTACCAGACCACCGGCGCCCTCTCCACGGCGATCGTCGGAGTCGCCAGCAACAAGTGCGTGGACGTCCCCGGAGCCAACTCGCAGGACGGCACCGACCTGAACCTGTACGCCTGCAACAGCACCGCCGCCCAGGAATGGACCTTCGCCGTCGGGGGAGGGGAGGTCCGAGCCCTCGGCAAGTGCATGGACGTCGAGGCGGCCAAACAGGATGACCGCACCCCGGTGCAACTGTACAAGTGCAATGGCACGGCCGCCCAGAGATGGACGTACGACTCAACGAGTCAGGAACTCAAGGCCTTCGGCAAATGCCTGGACGCCAATGAAGAGGGCACCGCTGACGGCACCAAACTGATCCTCTACACCTGCCACAGCAAGGCCAACCAGAAGTGGCGGCTCGCCGGCTGA
- a CDS encoding discoidin domain-containing protein: MPSRTGSPPWAKAPAPPTSAPAEPPATSGITARRPRPRRRPRLSPPPSLSTVTPPPAGPVSTADKEWLNVDLGSEQRITSVRLNWGVAYGKDYDIQVSGDGTSWGTVAQRRGRTSAGSDTLAFSATTARHVRRQGITRGTGYGYSLYPVEVFA, from the coding sequence GTGCCTTCCAGAACCGGGTCGCCACCGTGGGCAAAGGCCCCGGCACCACCTACCTCGGCTCCGGCCGAACCCCCGGCGACCTCGGGTATCACCGCCCGGCGACCGCGTCCTCGACGGAGACCCCGGCTTTCCCCGCCTCCTTCGCTGTCGACGGTAACGCCTCCACCCGCTGGTCCAGTCAGTACCGCGGACAAGGAGTGGCTGAACGTGGACCTCGGCAGCGAGCAGCGCATCACGTCCGTCCGCCTCAACTGGGGGGTGGCGTACGGGAAGGACTACGACATCCAGGTCTCCGGTGACGGCACGTCCTGGGGCACCGTGGCTCAGCGCCGAGGCCGCACCTCGGCCGGAAGCGACACCCTGGCCTTCTCCGCAACCACGGCCCGCCACGTCCGTAGGCAGGGCATCACCCGCGGAACCGGCTACGGCTACTCGCTCTATCCCGTCGAGGTCTTCGCCTGA
- a CDS encoding fumarylacetoacetate hydrolase family protein — MRSGTRRVREAHGRDVPSRVAPGHGRHTRGPRGSVRTDWEVELAVVIGTRARYLPSPPGALSHIAGSAGVALGLPDRPYLRPGDQVELSIDGLGEQRQVFAAA, encoded by the coding sequence CTGAGGTCCGGAACGCGACGCGTCCGAGAAGCTCACGGACGTGACGTCCCGTCACGCGTCGCCCCCGGCCACGGCCGGCACACCCGCGGCCCGCGCGGCTCCGTCAGAACCGACTGGGAGGTCGAGCTCGCGGTCGTCATCGGGACCCGTGCCCGCTACCTGCCGAGCCCACCGGGCGCCCTCAGTCACATCGCCGGATCGGCCGGGGTGGCGCTGGGCCTGCCCGACAGGCCCTACCTGCGCCCCGGTGACCAAGTGGAACTCTCCATCGACGGCCTCGGCGAACAGCGCCAGGTCTTCGCAGCGGCATGA
- a CDS encoding PQQ-dependent sugar dehydrogenase, whose amino-acid sequence MFAQIPLAKGTDEVGEPISMAVLPDRSVLHTSRDGTLRLTDQAGSTSVAGKLSVYSHDEEGLQGVGVDPDFKNNRAIYLYYAPKLDTPDGDAPGEGSADDLGKFDGSNRLSRFVLKDDGTLDLGSEKKVLDVPASRGLCCHVGGDIDFDKDGNLYLSTGDDTNPFASDGYTPIDDRDKRNPAFDARRSSGNTNDLRGKILRIKVADDGSYTVPDGNLFPKGTDKTRPEIYAMGFRNPYRMSVDKKTGTVYVGDYGPDAGSANPDRGPGGQVEFNRITKPGNFGWPYCTGKNDAYVDYDFATGTSGSKFDCNAPKNDSRFNTGLTDLPPAQPAWIPYDGGSVPEFGTGSESPMAGPVYRYDESSTSSVKFPKEYDGNFFAGEYGRRWIKRIEQSDDGTVQKINDFPWAGTQVMDMAFGPEGALYVLDYGTGSFGGDANSALYRIEYAKDGLTPIAEASADHTDGVAPLKVSFTGKATDGDSKELTYAWDFGDGAKGEGLTPTHTYEKNGTYQATFTAKDPQGHTGSANVRVVVGNTKPKVEITTPGDGSLYEFGDPVPFKVKVTDPEDKDIDCSKVTVRFSLGHDSHAHELTRAQGCEGTLHPPVDGEHDHNANIFGVVGAEYTDKGANGQQPLTGKSQAILQPHTRQAEHFATQSGNVKIINKDAAHGGKTVGDTHNGDWIAFDPYRLTGAGKVKARVSSGGAGGTLEVHTDSPTGPLHGSVEVKPTGGWETFTDVESSLKDVPDRTTKLYLVFKGGSGALFDLDDFTFTMGDSGGRRTGEVKGVNGKCMDVAGANSADETQIQLYGCNKTDAQKWTLPGDGTIRALGKCLDVQGAGTADDTKIQLYTCNNTVAQEWKAEGDKTLRNPHSGKCLDAEGSTWGDGTRLHLWTCHGEANQQWTLP is encoded by the coding sequence ATGTTCGCTCAAATCCCCTTGGCCAAGGGGACAGACGAGGTGGGCGAGCCGATTTCCATGGCCGTGCTGCCGGACCGCAGTGTCCTGCACACCTCGCGCGACGGCACCCTGCGCCTCACCGACCAGGCGGGGTCAACGAGCGTTGCCGGGAAGCTGTCCGTCTATTCGCACGACGAGGAGGGTCTGCAAGGCGTCGGCGTCGACCCGGACTTCAAGAACAACCGGGCGATCTATCTCTACTACGCGCCCAAGCTCGACACCCCGGACGGCGACGCGCCCGGTGAGGGAAGCGCCGACGACTTAGGGAAGTTCGACGGGTCCAACCGCCTCTCCCGCTTCGTCCTGAAGGACGACGGCACCCTGGACCTGGGGAGCGAGAAGAAGGTCCTCGACGTGCCGGCGTCGCGTGGCCTGTGCTGCCACGTCGGCGGCGACATCGACTTCGACAAGGACGGAAACCTCTACCTGTCGACCGGCGACGACACCAACCCCTTCGCCTCGGACGGCTACACCCCAATCGACGACCGGGACAAGCGCAACCCGGCTTTCGACGCCCGCCGCTCCTCCGGCAACACCAACGACCTGCGCGGCAAGATCCTGCGCATCAAGGTCGCCGACGACGGCTCCTACACCGTCCCCGACGGCAATCTCTTCCCCAAGGGCACCGACAAGACCCGTCCCGAGATCTACGCGATGGGCTTCCGCAACCCTTACCGGATGAGCGTCGACAAGAAGACCGGCACTGTCTATGTCGGCGACTACGGTCCCGACGCCGGTTCCGCCAACCCGGACCGGGGGCCCGGCGGGCAAGTCGAGTTCAACCGGATCACCAAGCCGGGCAACTTCGGCTGGCCGTACTGCACCGGCAAGAACGACGCCTACGTCGACTACGACTTCGCCACCGGCACGTCGGGTTCGAAGTTCGACTGCAACGCGCCCAAGAACGACTCCCGGTTCAACACCGGCCTCACCGACCTGCCACCCGCGCAGCCCGCATGGATCCCCTACGACGGCGGTTCCGTACCGGAGTTCGGCACCGGCAGCGAGTCCCCGATGGCCGGACCCGTCTACCGTTACGACGAGAGCTCCACGTCGTCGGTGAAGTTTCCCAAGGAGTACGACGGTAACTTCTTCGCGGGTGAGTACGGGCGCCGCTGGATCAAGCGGATCGAACAGAGCGACGACGGCACCGTCCAGAAGATCAACGATTTCCCGTGGGCCGGAACGCAGGTCATGGACATGGCCTTCGGTCCGGAGGGAGCACTGTACGTCCTGGACTACGGCACCGGTAGCTTCGGCGGTGACGCCAACTCCGCGCTGTACCGCATCGAGTACGCCAAGGACGGCCTCACTCCGATCGCCGAGGCGAGCGCCGACCACACCGACGGGGTGGCCCCGCTGAAGGTCTCCTTCACCGGCAAGGCCACCGACGGCGACAGCAAGGAGCTGACGTACGCCTGGGACTTCGGGGACGGGGCCAAGGGGGAGGGCCTCACCCCCACCCACACGTACGAGAAGAACGGCACCTACCAGGCGACCTTCACCGCCAAGGACCCCCAGGGACACACCGGCAGCGCCAACGTGCGCGTCGTCGTGGGCAACACCAAGCCGAAGGTGGAGATCACCACCCCCGGCGACGGCTCGCTGTACGAGTTCGGCGACCCGGTCCCCTTCAAGGTCAAGGTGACCGACCCCGAGGACAAGGACATCGACTGCTCCAAGGTCACCGTCCGCTTCAGCCTCGGCCACGACAGCCACGCCCATGAGCTGACCAGGGCCCAGGGCTGCGAAGGCACTCTCCACCCGCCCGTCGACGGTGAGCACGACCACAACGCCAACATCTTCGGAGTGGTGGGAGCCGAGTACACCGACAAGGGGGCGAACGGCCAGCAGCCCCTGACCGGCAAGAGCCAGGCCATTCTCCAGCCGCACACCCGCCAGGCCGAGCACTTCGCCACCCAAAGCGGCAATGTGAAGATCATCAACAAGGACGCGGCTCACGGCGGCAAGACGGTGGGGGACACCCACAACGGTGACTGGATCGCCTTCGACCCGTACCGGCTCACCGGAGCCGGCAAGGTCAAGGCCCGTGTCTCCTCCGGCGGAGCGGGCGGCACGCTCGAGGTGCACACCGACTCCCCGACCGGCCCGCTGCACGGTTCGGTCGAGGTCAAGCCGACCGGAGGCTGGGAGACGTTCACCGATGTCGAGTCGTCCCTGAAGGACGTGCCCGACAGGACCACCAAGCTTTATCTGGTCTTCAAGGGCGGCAGCGGAGCCCTCTTCGACCTCGACGACTTCACGTTCACGATGGGCGACTCCGGTGGCCGGCGCACCGGCGAGGTGAAGGGCGTGAACGGCAAGTGCATGGACGTGGCCGGAGCCAACTCCGCCGACGAAACCCAGATCCAGCTCTACGGTTGCAACAAGACCGACGCCCAGAAGTGGACACTGCCCGGTGACGGCACGATCCGCGCGCTCGGGAAGTGCTTGGACGTGCAGGGGGCGGGCACCGCGGACGACACGAAGATCCAGCTCTACACGTGCAACAACACCGTCGCCCAGGAGTGGAAGGCCGAAGGCGACAAGACCCTGCGCAACCCGCACTCCGGCAAGTGCCTGGACGCCGAGGGCAGCACCTGGGGCGACGGCACCCGCCTGCACCTGTGGACCTGCCACGGCGAGGCCAACCAGCAGTGGACCCTGCCCTAG